TCGACGAGGAGGGTGCGCCCGAGCGCTGGGTGATGCACTGCTTCTCCGGCGACGCCGTCTTCGCGCGCCGCTGCCTCGACCGCGGCGCGCACCTGTCCTTCGCGGGCACCGTGACCTTCAAGAACGCCGACCCGCTGCGCGAGGCGCTGGCGCTGGTGCCGGGCGACCGGCTGCTCGTCGAGACCGACGCGCCGTACCTGACCCCGCACCCGCACCGGGGGCGCACCAACGCCTCCTACCTGGTGCCGCTGACCGTGCGGACCATGGCCGAGGTGCGCGGCGAGGACCTCGAGCGGCTGTGCGCCGGCATCGACGCGGCCACCGAGGCCGCGTTCGGCGGCACCTGGGGCGCCGGCCGGTAAAGACCACCCGGAGTCGACCTGAGCGTCCGTCGGCCCCCGGAAACCCGGCCTGACCTGCACGGACGGCCGGTGAGGAGGGGTGGTCACGGGAGCGAGAGCCTGCTCACGTCGTGGGCCGAGGACTTGGCCCAGGCAGCGACCTCTGGTGTGGTGGAGCACTGACAGCCGGGATCGCCGTGGTCCCGCCGGTGCCGCTGGTGGCCCCTGAGTCTCGCCGCCCAGCACACCCGTCACTCCAGCACCACGAGCGTAGAGGTGCTGTGCCGACGGGTCGCCGGTGGGGGTCGAGACCCGGACAGCTCGACCTTGGAGAACTGTGCGACGTATCAGCAGCCTTGCCTCGACCGTGGCCCGCAGCCGCGCCTGGATGGTCTCGTTGACCGCCGTGGTGGTGCTCGCCGTGGCCGGCACCACCTTCGGCTACACCGCGATGGCCGACACCGTCACCCTGACCGTCGACGGTGAGGAGCGCGAGATCAGCGCCCGTGCCGCGACCGTGGGCGACGTCCTGGCCGACGAGGGCATCGAGCTCGGCGAGCACGACCAGGTCGCGCCCGCGCTGACCGACCCGATCTCCGAGGGCAGCGAGATCAGCGTGCGCTACGGCCGCCCGCTCGAGCTGACCGTCGACGGCGAGACCGAGACCCACTGGGTCACCGCCACCGACGTCGACTCCGCGCTGGAGCAGATCGGCCGCGGCTTCGACGGCGCCGAGCTGTCGCTGAGCCGCGGTGGCGACCTCGACCGCTCCGGCGCGTCGCTGGAGGTCGTGACCGCCAAGAAGCTCACGCTGGTCATCGCCGGCAAGAAGCCGGTCAAGCGGACCCTGGCCGCCGCCACCGTCGAGGACGCCCTCGACGAGCTCGGCGTCGAGGTCGACAAGCTCGACGAGGCCAAGCCCGGCTTCGGCAAGCGCGTCGAGGACGGCGACAAGATCGTCTTCACCAACGTCGAGAAGGCCACCCGCAAGGTCACCGAGTCCATCGCCTTCGGCACCGTCGAGCGCACCGACTCCTCGATGTTCGAGGACGAGGAGGACGTGGTCCGCGAGGGCCGGGCCGGCGCGCGCAACGCGACGTACAAGGTCACCCTGCGCAACGGCGAGGTCGTGGGCCGCAAGCTGCTCAAGGCCACCGTGACCCGTGAGGCCGTCGACCGCATCCTCGCGATCGGCACCAAGGAGCGCCCCTCGACCCCGGCGCCGGCAGCCAACTTCGCCTCCGGCAGCTCGGTGTGGGACAGCCTCGCCCAGTGCGAGTCGGGCGGCAACTGGGCCATCAACACCGGCAACGGCTACTACGGCGGCCTGCAGTTCAACCTGCAGACCTGGCGCGCGTACGGCGGTGCGGGCTACCCGCACACCAGCAGCCGCGAGACCCAGATCGCCGTCGCCACGCGCCTGCGTGACGCCCGCGGCGGGTACGGCGCCTGGCCGTCCTGCTCGGCCAAGCTGGGCCTGCCCCGCTGACGAGGGCGGCGCCCACCTACGCTGGGCCCCATGACTGACACCTCCGCCGGCCCGAGACTCCTCGGGTCGGCGGAGGTGCGTCTGCTCGCGGCCGAGCTCGACCTGCGCCCCACCAAGCAGCGCGGCCAGAACTTCGTCATCGACCCCAACACCGTGCGCCGCATCGTGCGCGAGTCGGGCGTCACCGAGCGCGACGTCGTCGTCGAGGTCGGCCCCGGGCTCGGCTCGCTGACCCTGGCGCTGCTCGAGGTCGCCGGGCGGGTGGTGGCCATCGAGCTCGACGAGCTGCTCGCGGGCCGGCTGCCGCGGACCATCGCCGAGCACGCGCCGGCCCAGGCCGACCGCTTCGAGGTGGTCCTCGGCGATGCGATGCGCATCCGCGAGGTGCCCGGTCCCGCGCCCACCGCGCTGGTGGCCAACCTGCCCTACAACGTCTCGGTGCCGGTGCTGCTGCACCTGCTGGCGCTGCTGCCCTCGCTGGAGCGCGGGCTGGTGATGGTGCAGAGCGAGGTCGCGGACCGGCTCGCGGCCCGCCCCGGCTCCAAGGTGTACGGCGTCCCGTCGGTCAAGGCCGCCTGGTACGCCGACGTGCGCCGCGCCGGCGCGATCGGGCGCAACGTCTTCTGGCCGGCCCCCAACGTCGACTCCGGCCTGGTGGCCTGGACCCGCCGCGAGCCGCCGCAGACGACCGCCACCCGCCAGCAGGTCTTCGCCGTCGTCGACGCCGCCTTCTCCCAGCGCCGCAAGGCGCTGCGCGGGGTGCTGCGCGCGCTGGCGCCGGCCGCCGAGGTCGACGCCGCGCTGGAGCAGGCGGGGGTCTCCCCGCTGGCCCGCGGCGAGACGCTGACCATCGAGGACTACGTCCGCATCGCCGAGGCGCTGCCGGTCGAGGCCACCCGCGACCCCCAGGAGAGCGCTGGATGAGCACCACCGTCCGGGCCCCCGCCAAGATCAACCTGCACCTCGGCGTCGGCCCCCTGGGCGAGGACGGCTTCCACCCCCTCGCCACCCTCTACCAGGCCGTCGGCCTCTACGACGACGTCACCGTCAGCGACCAGCTCGAGTGGTCGGTGCACCTGCGCGGCGACGGCCGCATCGACCTCGACGAGGTGCCCGCCGACGACCGCAACATCGCGCTGCGCGCGGGGCGGGCGCTGGTGGCCCACCACGGGCTCGAGCGCGCCGCCAAGGTCGAGATCCGCAAGGGCATCCCGGTGGCCGGCGGGATGGCCGGCGGCTCCGCCGACGCCGCGGCCACCCTGGTGGCCCTCGACCGGCTCTGGGACCTCCAGACCCCCGACGACGACCTGCTGCGCCTGGCCGCCGGCCTGGGCAGCGACGTGCCGTTCGCGCTGCTGGGCGGCACCGCCATCGGCAGCGGCCACGGCGAGCTGGTCACCCCGGTCGTCGACCACGGCTCGTGGTGGTGGGTGGTCGTCGAGAACGACACCGGCCTGGCCACCCCCGACGTCTACCGCGCCTTCGACGAGCTGCACGCCGGCGCGCTGCTGCCGACCCCCCAGATCCCTCCCGCCCTCCACGACGCGCTGCTCACCGGCGACGTCGAGCAGCTCGCCCGGCTGCTGCGCAACGACCTCCAGGAGCCCGCCTTGCGACTGCGACCCGACCTCGCCGCCACCTTCGACGACGCCCTGGCCGCCGGGGCGCACGCCGCCCTGCTCTCCGGCTCGGGCCCCAGCGTGCTGCTGCTGTGCGGCGACCGGGCGCAGGCCGAGGCGGTCGACGCCGACCTCGCCGGGCGCGGCCACGGCCGTACGTCGGTGGTGCCGGCGCCGGTCGCCGGCGCGCACGTGGTGGAGTACGTCTGATGGCCGCCGCCAACCTCGTCAACCTCGAGAAGGTCTCCAAGTCCTACGGCGTGCGCCCGCTGCTGACCGAGGTCTCCCTCGGCATCGGCGAGGGCATGCGCATCGGCATCGTGGGCCGCAACGGCGACGGCAAGACCACGCTGCTCGAGGTGCTGACCGGCATCGAGAAGCCCGACTCGGGCCGGGTCTCGATGACCCGCGGGCTGCACGTGGGCTACCTGCACCAGGGCGACGAGCTGGTCGACACCCACACCGTGCGCGAGGCCGTGCTGGGCGGCATGGAGGACCACGAGTGGGCGGCCGACCCGCGCACCCGCGAGGTCGTCGAGGAGCTGCTGGCCGGGGTCGCCCTCGACCGCGCCGTGACCGGCCTGTCGGGCGGCGAGCGGCGACGCTGCTCGCTGGCCGCGCTGCTGCTCGGCGAGCACGACCTGATCATCCTCGACGAGCCGACCAACCACCTCGACGTCGAGGCGGTGGCCTGGCTGGCCGCCCACCTGGTCAAGCGGTCCTCGGCGATGGTCGTGGTCACCCACGACCGGTGGTTCCTCGACGCGGTGTGCCAGTGGACCTGGGAGGTCCACGACGGGGTGGTCGACGCCTACGAGGGCGGGTACGCCGCGCACGTGCTGGCCAAGGCCGAGCGCACCCGCCAGGCCAGCGCCTCCGAGGCGCGACGCGTCAACCTGGCCAAGAAAGAGTTGGCCTGGCTGCGCCGCGGCGCCCCGGCGCGCACCTCGAAGCCGAAGTTCCGCATCGAGGCCGCCAACGCGCTGATCGAGGACGTCCCGCCGCCGCGCGACCGCCTCGAGCTGCAGAAGTTCGCCACCCAGCGCCTGGGCAAGCAGGTCATCGACGTCGAGCACGTCGACCTCCAGCGCGGCGAGCGCACGCTGCTCACCGACGCCACCTGGCGCCTGGGCCCGGGCGACCGGGTCGGCCTGGTCGGGGTGAACGGCGCCGGCAAGACCTCGGTGCTCTCGCTGCTCTCCGGCGACCTGGCCCCCACCGCCGGCAGGGTCAAGCACGGACGCACCATCGCGATGCGCCACCTGACCCAGCAGCTCGACGACCTCGACCCCGACGCCCGGGTGCTGCCGATGGTGGAGTCCTACCGCCGGGTCGTGAAGACCGACGGCGGCGAGATCAGCGCCACCTCGATGCTCGAGCGCTTCGGGTTCACCGGCGACAAGCTCACCGCCCGCATCGGCGAGCTCTCCGGTGGCGAGCGGCGCCGCTTCCAGCTGCTGATGCTGCTGCTGGAGGAGCCCAACGTGCTGCTCCTCGACGAGCCCACCAACGACCTCGACATCGACACCCTGCAGGTGCTCGAGGACTTCCTCGACGCCTGGCCCGGGACCCTGGTCGTGGTCTCCCACGACCGGTACTTCCTCGAGCGGGTGACCGACTCGGTGTGGGCGCTGCTCGGCGACGGCCAGATCTCGATGCTGCCCCGTGGCGTCGACGAGTACCTCGAGCGCCGGGCCCAGGGCGCGGCGACCGCCCAGTCGTCGGCCCAGTCGTCGGCCCAGTCGTCGGGCCAGTCGGCCGCGGGTGGCGGCGACGTACCGGTCTCCAAGCGGGCCAAGGCCGGTTCGGCCGAGGAGCGCGCGGCCCGCAAGGCCGTGACCCGCATCGAGAAGTCGCTCAAGCGCCTCGACGCCCGCGAGGCCGAGCTCAACGAGCAGGTCCTCGAGCACGCCCAGGACCACGCCAAGGTCGCCGCCATCGGCGCCGAGCTCAGCGCGCTGG
The Nocardioides marinisabuli genome window above contains:
- a CDS encoding resuscitation-promoting factor codes for the protein MARSRAWMVSLTAVVVLAVAGTTFGYTAMADTVTLTVDGEEREISARAATVGDVLADEGIELGEHDQVAPALTDPISEGSEISVRYGRPLELTVDGETETHWVTATDVDSALEQIGRGFDGAELSLSRGGDLDRSGASLEVVTAKKLTLVIAGKKPVKRTLAAATVEDALDELGVEVDKLDEAKPGFGKRVEDGDKIVFTNVEKATRKVTESIAFGTVERTDSSMFEDEEDVVREGRAGARNATYKVTLRNGEVVGRKLLKATVTREAVDRILAIGTKERPSTPAPAANFASGSSVWDSLAQCESGGNWAINTGNGYYGGLQFNLQTWRAYGGAGYPHTSSRETQIAVATRLRDARGGYGAWPSCSAKLGLPR
- the rsmA gene encoding 16S rRNA (adenine(1518)-N(6)/adenine(1519)-N(6))-dimethyltransferase RsmA; this translates as MTDTSAGPRLLGSAEVRLLAAELDLRPTKQRGQNFVIDPNTVRRIVRESGVTERDVVVEVGPGLGSLTLALLEVAGRVVAIELDELLAGRLPRTIAEHAPAQADRFEVVLGDAMRIREVPGPAPTALVANLPYNVSVPVLLHLLALLPSLERGLVMVQSEVADRLAARPGSKVYGVPSVKAAWYADVRRAGAIGRNVFWPAPNVDSGLVAWTRREPPQTTATRQQVFAVVDAAFSQRRKALRGVLRALAPAAEVDAALEQAGVSPLARGETLTIEDYVRIAEALPVEATRDPQESAG
- a CDS encoding 4-(cytidine 5'-diphospho)-2-C-methyl-D-erythritol kinase, with the protein product MSTTVRAPAKINLHLGVGPLGEDGFHPLATLYQAVGLYDDVTVSDQLEWSVHLRGDGRIDLDEVPADDRNIALRAGRALVAHHGLERAAKVEIRKGIPVAGGMAGGSADAAATLVALDRLWDLQTPDDDLLRLAAGLGSDVPFALLGGTAIGSGHGELVTPVVDHGSWWWVVVENDTGLATPDVYRAFDELHAGALLPTPQIPPALHDALLTGDVEQLARLLRNDLQEPALRLRPDLAATFDDALAAGAHAALLSGSGPSVLLLCGDRAQAEAVDADLAGRGHGRTSVVPAPVAGAHVVEYV
- a CDS encoding ABC-F family ATP-binding cassette domain-containing protein, with translation MAAANLVNLEKVSKSYGVRPLLTEVSLGIGEGMRIGIVGRNGDGKTTLLEVLTGIEKPDSGRVSMTRGLHVGYLHQGDELVDTHTVREAVLGGMEDHEWAADPRTREVVEELLAGVALDRAVTGLSGGERRRCSLAALLLGEHDLIILDEPTNHLDVEAVAWLAAHLVKRSSAMVVVTHDRWFLDAVCQWTWEVHDGVVDAYEGGYAAHVLAKAERTRQASASEARRVNLAKKELAWLRRGAPARTSKPKFRIEAANALIEDVPPPRDRLELQKFATQRLGKQVIDVEHVDLQRGERTLLTDATWRLGPGDRVGLVGVNGAGKTSVLSLLSGDLAPTAGRVKHGRTIAMRHLTQQLDDLDPDARVLPMVESYRRVVKTDGGEISATSMLERFGFTGDKLTARIGELSGGERRRFQLLMLLLEEPNVLLLDEPTNDLDIDTLQVLEDFLDAWPGTLVVVSHDRYFLERVTDSVWALLGDGQISMLPRGVDEYLERRAQGAATAQSSAQSSAQSSGQSAAGGGDVPVSKRAKAGSAEERAARKAVTRIEKSLKRLDAREAELNEQVLEHAQDHAKVAAIGAELSALAAEKDELEGEWLEASELLE